The following are encoded in a window of Cryobacterium sp. CG_9.6 genomic DNA:
- the gyrB gene encoding DNA topoisomerase (ATP-hydrolyzing) subunit B yields the protein MTVESTPVPEHEYGADDIQVLEGLEAVRKRPGMYIGSTGPRGLHHLVYEIVDNSVDEALAGHCDLIDIRILADGAVRVEDNGRGIPVDIHRTEGRSTVEVVLTVLHAGGKFGGGGYSVSGGLHGVGSSVVNALSSRLEVEVRRQGHVWRQSFADGVPNAPLAKGEESGETGTTITFWPSAETFETTEFDYETLRARFQQMAFLNKGLHLKLTDERAGHEDDNGVAVTNSFMYEQGLVDYVQYLNRSKKAELVNDDIISFEWEDNDKKMALEVAMQWTTAYTESVHTYANTINTHEGGTHEEGFRSALTTLVNKYAREKGILKEKDDNLTGDDVREGLTAVVSIKLAEPQFEGQTKTKLGNTEAKTFVQRVAGEQLAHWFNMNPNPAREIIRKALQASNARMAARKARETARRKGLLEGGGMPGKLKDCQSKDPSLSEIFIVEGDSAGGSAVQGRNPETQAILPLRGKILNVEKARLDRALGNNEVQAMITAFGAGIGEDFNPDKVRYHKIVLMADADVDGQHITTLLLTLLFRYMRPLIDLGYVYLAQPPLYRLKWANAPHEYVYSDRERDALLADGAASGKRIPKDNGIQRYKGLGEMDYKELWETTMAPESRTLLQVTLDDAAAADEIFSTLMGEDVESRRNFIQKNAKDVRFLDI from the coding sequence ATGACAGTTGAATCTACGCCCGTGCCGGAGCACGAATATGGTGCCGACGACATCCAGGTTCTCGAAGGGCTTGAAGCCGTTCGCAAGCGCCCGGGAATGTACATCGGTTCCACTGGGCCCCGTGGTCTTCATCATCTCGTCTACGAAATTGTTGACAACTCTGTCGACGAAGCTCTCGCTGGACACTGCGACCTGATCGACATTCGCATCCTTGCCGACGGCGCAGTCCGTGTTGAAGACAACGGCCGCGGTATTCCGGTTGACATTCACCGCACAGAGGGACGCTCGACCGTTGAGGTCGTACTCACCGTTCTGCACGCCGGTGGAAAGTTTGGTGGCGGCGGCTACTCGGTTTCTGGTGGACTGCACGGCGTGGGTAGCTCCGTCGTGAATGCGCTCTCGTCGCGCCTCGAGGTTGAGGTGCGTCGACAGGGCCACGTGTGGCGGCAGTCGTTTGCCGACGGCGTTCCGAACGCTCCCCTGGCTAAGGGTGAGGAATCAGGCGAAACCGGAACAACCATCACATTCTGGCCGAGCGCCGAAACGTTTGAGACCACGGAATTTGACTACGAGACGCTGCGAGCACGATTCCAGCAGATGGCGTTTTTGAACAAGGGTCTGCACCTCAAGCTCACCGACGAGCGCGCGGGTCACGAAGACGACAACGGTGTCGCCGTCACGAATTCATTCATGTACGAGCAGGGTCTCGTTGACTACGTGCAGTACCTCAACCGCTCCAAAAAGGCCGAACTCGTCAACGACGACATCATCTCCTTTGAGTGGGAGGACAACGACAAGAAGATGGCGTTGGAAGTGGCCATGCAGTGGACCACGGCGTACACCGAAAGTGTGCACACCTACGCGAACACCATCAACACCCACGAGGGTGGCACGCACGAAGAGGGCTTCCGTTCCGCTCTCACCACCCTCGTGAACAAGTACGCGCGTGAGAAGGGCATCCTGAAAGAAAAGGATGACAACCTCACCGGTGACGACGTGCGCGAAGGCCTGACTGCCGTGGTGTCGATCAAGCTCGCTGAGCCGCAGTTCGAGGGCCAGACAAAGACCAAGCTGGGTAACACTGAAGCGAAGACGTTCGTGCAGCGTGTGGCCGGAGAACAGCTGGCGCACTGGTTCAACATGAATCCCAATCCCGCACGGGAGATCATTCGTAAGGCGCTCCAGGCGAGCAACGCCCGCATGGCGGCTCGTAAGGCGCGTGAGACCGCGCGCCGCAAGGGCCTCCTTGAGGGTGGCGGCATGCCCGGCAAGCTCAAAGATTGCCAGAGCAAAGACCCCTCTCTCTCCGAGATCTTCATCGTTGAGGGTGACTCAGCCGGCGGCTCGGCTGTTCAGGGACGTAACCCCGAGACGCAGGCCATCCTGCCTCTGCGTGGCAAGATCCTCAACGTGGAGAAGGCGCGTCTCGATCGCGCCCTCGGCAATAACGAGGTTCAGGCCATGATCACGGCCTTCGGTGCCGGCATCGGCGAGGACTTCAACCCCGACAAGGTGCGCTACCACAAAATCGTGCTGATGGCCGATGCTGATGTTGACGGCCAGCACATCACGACCCTGCTGCTGACGCTGCTCTTCCGCTACATGCGCCCTCTGATCGACCTCGGGTACGTGTACCTCGCGCAACCGCCGCTGTACCGACTCAAGTGGGCAAACGCACCGCACGAGTATGTGTACTCCGACCGTGAGCGCGACGCACTCCTGGCCGATGGTGCTGCCTCCGGGAAGCGCATCCCCAAGGACAACGGAATCCAGCGCTACAAGGGTCTCGGCGAGATGGACTACAAGGAGCTGTGGGAAACCACGATGGCACCCGAGTCCCGCACCCTGCTGCAGGTCACGCTTGATGACGCTGCCGCTGCCGACGAAATTTTCTCCACCCTGATGGGCGAAGACGTCGAATCCCGACGTAACTTCATCCAGAAGAACGCGAAGGACGTGCGTTTCCTTGACATCTGA
- the gyrA gene encoding DNA gyrase subunit A, which produces MTRHGKIDQVDLQLEMQRSYLDYAMSVIVGRALPDVRDGMKPVHRRVIYAMFDGGYRPDKAFSKCARVVGDVMGQFHPHGDSSIYDALVRLVQPWSLRYPLALGQGNFGSPGNDGAAAPRYTETKMAPLALEMVRDIDEDTVDFQDNYDGRTLEPTVLPARFPNLLVNGSVGIAVGMATNIPPHNLREVASGAQWYLDNPEASREELLEALIQRIKGPDFPTGAQILGVKGIQDAYRTGRGSITMRAVVSIEELQGRTCLVITELPYQVNPDNLAIKIADLVKDAKITGIADIRDETSGRTGQRLVIVLKRDAVAKVVLNNLYKHTQLQENFGANMLAIVDGVPRTLAIDGFISAWVAHQIEVIVRRTQFRLNKAEAEAHILRGYLKALDALDEVIALIRRSNTVDDAREGLMALLDVDKLQADAILTMQLRRLAALERQKIIDQAAELELQIAEFKAILASPERQRTIIKEELAAITDKFGDDRRTEIMFGFDGDMSVEDLIPEEEMVVTVTRGGYIKRTRSDNYRNQHRGGKGVKGAQLRADDVVEHFFVTTTHHWLLFFTNTGRVYRAKAYEAQESGRDAKGQHVANLLALQPGEEIAQILDIRDYGVAQYLTLATRDGLIKKTALSEYDTNRTGGIIAIKLREGDELVSALLVNDDSDLLLVSHKGMSIRFRASDEALRPMGRSTSGVIGMHFRGEDTLLDASVIDDDGFVFVVTEGGYAKRTAADQYRLQNRGGLGIKVAKLNVDRGDLVGSLIVNAEDEVLVVLASGKVVRSDVAEVPAKGRDTMGVVFAKFATEDRIISIAKNSERNLVVEESEVTPDTAAPNDDSGKVESPDE; this is translated from the coding sequence CTGACTCGCCACGGCAAAATCGATCAGGTGGATCTCCAGCTGGAGATGCAGCGGTCCTACCTCGACTACGCCATGAGCGTCATCGTGGGCCGCGCACTGCCGGACGTTCGTGACGGCATGAAGCCCGTGCACCGCCGTGTGATCTACGCCATGTTCGATGGTGGCTACCGCCCCGACAAGGCCTTCTCCAAGTGTGCTCGTGTCGTCGGCGACGTGATGGGCCAGTTCCACCCGCACGGTGACTCGTCCATCTACGACGCCCTTGTGCGTCTCGTGCAGCCCTGGAGCTTGCGTTACCCCCTCGCCCTCGGCCAGGGGAACTTTGGCTCCCCCGGCAACGACGGCGCTGCTGCGCCCCGATACACCGAAACAAAGATGGCGCCGCTCGCCCTCGAAATGGTTCGCGACATCGACGAGGACACCGTCGATTTTCAGGACAACTACGACGGCCGCACACTGGAGCCAACGGTGCTGCCCGCGCGCTTCCCGAACCTGCTGGTCAATGGCTCGGTCGGTATCGCGGTGGGTATGGCCACCAACATCCCCCCGCACAACCTGCGCGAGGTCGCCTCGGGCGCCCAGTGGTACCTCGACAACCCCGAAGCCAGCCGCGAGGAACTCCTCGAAGCGCTCATTCAGCGCATCAAGGGCCCGGACTTCCCCACCGGCGCACAGATCCTGGGCGTAAAGGGCATTCAGGATGCCTATCGCACGGGCCGTGGTTCCATCACGATGCGTGCCGTTGTGAGTATCGAAGAACTGCAGGGTCGCACCTGCCTCGTGATCACCGAACTGCCGTACCAGGTGAACCCCGACAACCTTGCCATCAAGATCGCTGATCTGGTGAAGGACGCCAAGATCACCGGCATTGCCGATATTCGTGACGAGACCAGTGGTCGCACCGGCCAGCGCCTCGTGATCGTGTTGAAGCGCGATGCCGTGGCCAAGGTTGTGCTCAACAACCTCTATAAGCACACGCAGCTGCAGGAGAACTTCGGCGCGAACATGCTCGCTATCGTTGACGGCGTGCCGCGCACGCTCGCTATCGATGGCTTCATCTCCGCCTGGGTTGCACACCAGATCGAGGTCATTGTTCGGCGCACCCAGTTCCGCCTCAACAAGGCAGAGGCTGAGGCGCACATTCTGCGCGGTTATCTGAAAGCCCTGGACGCCCTCGACGAAGTGATTGCCCTCATCCGTCGGTCCAACACTGTTGATGACGCGCGTGAAGGCCTGATGGCCCTGCTCGACGTGGACAAGCTGCAGGCCGATGCGATCCTCACCATGCAGCTGCGCCGTCTCGCCGCACTGGAACGTCAGAAGATCATTGATCAGGCCGCCGAGCTCGAACTTCAAATCGCTGAATTCAAGGCGATTCTGGCAAGCCCGGAGCGTCAGCGCACCATCATCAAGGAAGAGCTGGCCGCGATTACCGACAAGTTCGGTGATGACCGTCGTACCGAAATCATGTTCGGGTTCGATGGCGATATGTCGGTCGAAGACCTCATCCCTGAAGAGGAGATGGTGGTGACGGTTACCCGCGGTGGCTACATCAAGCGCACCCGCAGCGATAACTACCGCAACCAGCACCGTGGTGGCAAGGGCGTCAAGGGTGCGCAGCTGCGTGCCGATGACGTTGTCGAACACTTCTTCGTGACCACGACCCACCATTGGCTGTTGTTCTTCACCAACACCGGGCGCGTCTACCGTGCCAAGGCGTACGAGGCGCAGGAGTCGGGACGCGATGCCAAGGGTCAGCACGTTGCGAATCTGCTCGCCCTGCAGCCGGGTGAGGAAATCGCGCAGATTCTTGACATTCGCGACTACGGAGTTGCCCAGTACCTCACCCTCGCCACCCGCGATGGGCTAATCAAGAAGACCGCCCTGAGCGAGTACGACACCAACCGTACCGGTGGCATTATTGCGATCAAGCTGCGCGAGGGTGACGAGCTCGTCTCCGCACTGCTCGTCAACGATGATTCCGACCTGCTGCTCGTGTCCCACAAGGGCATGTCGATCCGTTTTCGAGCGAGCGATGAAGCCCTGCGTCCCATGGGCCGCAGCACATCCGGTGTCATCGGAATGCACTTCCGCGGCGAGGACACCCTGCTCGATGCATCCGTGATCGACGATGATGGCTTTGTCTTTGTCGTGACCGAGGGTGGCTACGCCAAGCGCACCGCGGCCGACCAGTATCGACTGCAGAATCGCGGTGGTCTGGGCATCAAGGTGGCCAAGCTCAACGTGGACCGTGGCGATCTGGTTGGTTCACTGATTGTGAATGCCGAGGACGAGGTGCTCGTGGTTCTTGCCAGTGGCAAGGTGGTACGCTCTGACGTCGCGGAGGTTCCGGCCAAGGGTCGAGACACAATGGGCGTTGTCTTCGCAAAGTTTGCGACGGAAGACAGAATCATTTCCATCGCCAAGAACAGTGAGCGTAATCTTGTTGTGGAAGAATCCGAAGTCACACCTGACACTGCAGCACCGAACGATGATTCGGGGAAAGTAGAATCACCAGATGAGTAG
- a CDS encoding DUF3566 domain-containing protein, whose translation MSSVAEKLAKKSNRRPSTKQVRLKLVYIDFWSAVKLSFLVALCLAVVTIVASFLIYTVLAQTQILDKVNTLYTDISGASADLLSILSVGNVMGFAVVVAILNTVVITALGAIYAVLYNLSVKITGGLLVGFTNN comes from the coding sequence ATGAGTAGCGTTGCGGAAAAACTAGCCAAGAAATCGAATCGGCGACCGTCGACGAAGCAGGTTCGACTCAAACTGGTCTACATCGACTTCTGGTCGGCCGTCAAACTGTCCTTCCTGGTGGCCCTGTGCCTCGCGGTGGTCACCATCGTGGCCTCATTCCTCATCTATACCGTGCTGGCGCAGACTCAGATCCTCGACAAGGTGAACACGCTGTACACCGACATCTCGGGCGCCTCGGCTGACCTGTTGAGCATTCTGTCCGTGGGCAACGTGATGGGCTTTGCTGTGGTCGTCGCCATTCTCAACACGGTCGTGATCACGGCGCTCGGTGCAATTTATGCGGTACTCTATAACCTCAGCGTGAAAATCACCGGCGGCTTGCTCGTGGGCTTCACCAACAACTAG